The following proteins are encoded in a genomic region of Chloracidobacterium sp.:
- a CDS encoding protein kinase, with translation MRVSLNVIAGPQTGRSFSFDQHDTFMIGRGEDSQFCLPEDRFFSRHHCIIEIAPPQAFIRDLGSTNGTFVNGLRVDTAYLKSGDRIQGGETVLEVEVIADQIGSGTVEDPFLKTATSLVAVKCLNCGAPESVEASAADDKLTYVCEACRERLKDNPQPVPHYQMIRLLGKGGMGSVMLARAEKDGRAVAIKTLLPEVAVSEQSLKRFMREIEVAASLRHPHIVSYIEHGTHNGMVYLVSEFVAGMDAAQMAKHHGGRLNWREAVQIIEQTLAALQFAHELGFVHRDIKEQNILIEGRYPNSVAKLTDFGLSKSFKQTGMSGVTMVGDVAGTIAYMPPEQVRDFKEVRPPSDIYAVGMTAYSLITAAHALDISPKAGISETVRAIFEKPIIPMAQRVPDIPPKVAAIIETALAKQVEHRWSNAGAMREALLNAASEHE, from the coding sequence ATGCGCGTTAGCCTAAATGTGATTGCGGGGCCTCAAACTGGGCGTTCCTTCTCGTTCGATCAGCACGATACATTTATGATCGGAAGAGGCGAGGATTCGCAGTTCTGCCTGCCGGAGGACCGCTTTTTTTCCCGCCATCACTGCATTATCGAGATCGCACCGCCGCAGGCTTTCATCCGCGACCTTGGTTCGACCAACGGCACCTTTGTCAACGGCCTTAGAGTTGATACTGCCTATCTGAAGAGCGGTGACCGGATCCAAGGCGGCGAGACCGTTCTTGAGGTCGAGGTCATTGCCGATCAGATCGGAAGCGGCACTGTTGAAGACCCATTTCTAAAAACTGCAACCTCGCTTGTTGCGGTAAAGTGCCTTAACTGCGGCGCGCCCGAAAGTGTTGAGGCGTCCGCGGCTGACGACAAACTTACATACGTCTGTGAGGCGTGCCGTGAACGATTAAAAGATAATCCGCAGCCCGTGCCGCACTACCAGATGATACGCCTGCTGGGCAAAGGCGGAATGGGCAGTGTTATGCTTGCCCGAGCTGAGAAGGACGGCCGCGCCGTGGCGATCAAGACGCTGCTGCCCGAGGTCGCGGTAAGTGAGCAGTCTCTGAAGCGGTTTATGCGCGAGATCGAGGTTGCTGCGTCGCTTCGGCATCCGCATATTGTCAGCTACATCGAGCACGGAACGCACAATGGTATGGTCTATCTGGTAAGCGAGTTCGTTGCGGGTATGGATGCGGCACAGATGGCAAAGCACCACGGCGGAAGGCTGAACTGGCGCGAGGCTGTACAGATCATAGAGCAAACACTTGCGGCTCTCCAGTTTGCTCATGAACTCGGCTTCGTCCATCGCGACATCAAAGAACAGAATATCCTTATCGAGGGCCGATACCCGAACTCGGTCGCAAAGCTGACTGACTTCGGACTTTCGAAGAGTTTCAAACAGACCGGAATGAGCGGTGTAACGATGGTTGGCGATGTAGCCGGAACTATCGCCTATATGCCGCCTGAGCAAGTTCGCGATTTTAAGGAAGTTCGTCCGCCGTCCGATATCTACGCGGTCGGAATGACGGCTTACAGCCTGATCACCGCCGCACATGCCCTCGACATTAGCCCAAAGGCAGGAATCTCGGAAACCGTCAGGGCGATCTTTGAAAAGCCGATCATCCCGATGGCTCAAAGAGTTCCGGACATTCCGCCGAAGGTCGCCGCCATAATCGAAACCGCCCTTGCAAAGCAAGTGGAACACAGGTGGAGCAATGCAGGTGCGATGCGTGAAGCATTGCTGAACGCGGCTTCAGAGCATGAATGA
- a CDS encoding DUF4190 domain-containing protein yields MKQCPKCRRTYTDADLNFCLDDGELLLVQAVEPGTFRDDSPPTLMINDVRSTNPTGWPSQPTPGPISPAPWQGQQMQYPMQMAPTQTLPVVSLCLGIASVTVGWCCWSGVLLSPAAVITGIIALSQIKNDPQRYTGKGLAMAGLITGGAFIAVAILIFVLYGAAIFLGGIR; encoded by the coding sequence ATGAAGCAGTGTCCAAAATGCAGGCGAACGTACACCGACGCAGACCTTAACTTTTGTCTCGACGACGGTGAACTGCTTCTGGTGCAGGCTGTTGAGCCCGGAACATTCCGCGACGATTCACCGCCGACGTTGATGATCAACGATGTTCGCTCTACCAATCCGACGGGTTGGCCTTCGCAGCCGACGCCGGGTCCGATATCACCGGCACCGTGGCAGGGCCAGCAGATGCAATATCCGATGCAAATGGCTCCCACGCAGACTCTTCCGGTCGTTTCTTTGTGCCTTGGGATCGCCAGCGTTACCGTTGGGTGGTGCTGTTGGTCAGGTGTACTTCTTTCGCCCGCAGCGGTCATTACCGGTATCATCGCTTTGTCGCAGATCAAGAACGATCCGCAAAGATATACAGGCAAGGGATTAGCGATGGCCGGCCTTATCACCGGCGGGGCGTTTATCGCGGTTGCGATCCTTATTTTTGTTCTGTACGGTGCCGCGATCTTCCTCGGCGGTATCCGTTGA
- a CDS encoding SIS domain-containing protein → MSLMLEEIAEQPAVLERTIEAERGKAAKLGAYLKERSINLIVLVARGSSDNAAQFGRYLLEVTTGIPVSLAAPSVITLYDGKLDLKNALVIGVSQSGEGTDINTFLVEAKESGAFTLAITNEEASAMATIADETLLIHAGRERSVAATKTYSGQMLHFYLLASALSGKELGVDRIPEFASSAFSLESSVRWLVDRYTFMENCVVVGRGMNYGNAYELALKLMETCYVVAERFSTADFFHGPLAIVERRFPVIMFAPSGRTRSSSLDLLTNLASLHADCLSITNDKDIAEASPSCLKLSEDIPELLTPIPFIIPAQMFAAYLSAAKGLDADAPRSLKKVTKTL, encoded by the coding sequence CGCAAAGCTTGGCGCATACCTAAAAGAACGTTCGATCAACCTGATCGTCCTTGTCGCTCGAGGCAGTTCCGACAATGCCGCGCAATTCGGCCGCTACCTTCTTGAGGTAACTACCGGAATACCGGTTTCGCTTGCGGCACCGTCGGTCATAACACTCTACGACGGCAAGCTCGACCTAAAGAACGCCCTCGTGATCGGCGTTTCCCAGTCCGGCGAAGGCACCGATATAAACACCTTTCTCGTCGAGGCAAAAGAATCGGGCGCGTTCACGCTTGCGATCACGAATGAAGAGGCTTCGGCCATGGCAACGATCGCCGACGAGACTCTGCTGATCCATGCCGGCCGCGAACGCTCCGTCGCCGCGACAAAGACCTACAGCGGCCAAATGCTGCATTTCTACCTGCTTGCGTCCGCCTTGTCCGGCAAGGAACTTGGCGTTGACCGAATTCCTGAATTTGCAAGCTCTGCTTTCAGCCTTGAAAGCAGTGTGCGGTGGCTCGTTGACCGCTACACCTTTATGGAAAACTGCGTCGTCGTAGGACGCGGAATGAATTACGGCAATGCTTACGAACTTGCGTTAAAGCTCATGGAAACATGCTATGTTGTCGCTGAACGGTTCTCTACGGCGGACTTTTTTCACGGGCCGCTCGCGATCGTAGAGCGTCGTTTTCCGGTGATAATGTTCGCACCGTCGGGACGAACGCGTTCAAGCAGCCTCGATCTTTTGACGAATCTCGCATCGCTCCATGCTGATTGCCTATCGATCACGAACGATAAGGATATTGCCGAAGCGTCGCCGTCTTGTCTCAAATTGTCTGAGGATATTCCGGAATTGCTGACGCCGATCCCGTTCATTATTCCCGCCCAGATGTTCGCAGCATATCTGTCGGCAGCAAAGGGCCTCGATGCAGATGCACCGCGTTCGCTAAAGAAAGTAACTAAAACGCTTTAG